Proteins encoded by one window of Ovis canadensis isolate MfBH-ARS-UI-01 breed Bighorn chromosome 14, ARS-UI_OviCan_v2, whole genome shotgun sequence:
- the LOC138419241 gene encoding zinc finger protein 345-like isoform X4, with the protein METTAIYPAMSPQDTQDLMPKNAALEDVFPKGNLGIYQIFLKDWEYTRVYERQRGCLYGHKEMETVTHNANITGKRKEQRESNWENDQLQSSTSAEKCKCLRKDFHRLLKHTCSLKGNVESLKGNLVSTADTHSDNSERRLRLNIHSSMSEHVQFNNEWANSQSNQFEGSMSRGSFVFPQQIFSLHSKMYHGDDNGTDTIQPLLFSTYCDMVNTQQLSMCNKMSHALNKSSNSSNYKNIYGGVRRYSGNETGYTVEGDANLMKHQGPKSSEKDSKSSKCRNTFDQMSGFSLDKTTCPEDRICREYGQVSNQSSELIQQHTVQNPQKENQCKICGKVFSKSCHLSRHNKIHTGRKPFKCTECSKVFNLRSLLTKHQRIHTGERPYKCTECGKAFTYNSHLTQHLRIHTGEKPYKCTECSKAFVCYSHLTYHQQIHTGERAYRCTECSKAFICYSQLTYHQRIHTGEKPYKCTECSKAFHRLSLLTGHQRIHSGERPYKCKECDKAFIQCSNLTRHQQIHTGEKPYKCKECNKAFHQYSVLTTHQRIHSGERPYKCKECSKAFIQCAHLTQHQRIHTGERPYKCTECGKAFSHSSNLTKHLRTHT; encoded by the coding sequence CTATGTCTCCACAAGACACCCAGGATTTGATGCCGAAGAATGCAGCGTTAGAAGATGTATTCCCAAAAGGAAACCTAGGAATATatcaaatatttctgaaagaCTGGGAATATACAAGGGTATATGAAAGACAGAGAGGATGTTTATATGGacataaagaaatggaaacagttacaCATAATGCTAACATcactggaaaaagaaaggaacaacGTGAGTCAAATTGGGAAAATGACCAACTTCAGTCTTCAACATCTGCCGAGAAGTGTAAGTGTTTAAGAAAAGATTTCCATCGTCTTTTGAAACATACATGTTCTCTGAAAGGAAACGTGGAAAGTCTGAAAGGTAACCTAGTCTCTACTGCAGATACTCATTCAGACAATTCTGAACGTAGGCTTCGACTAAACATACATTCAAGCATGTCTGAACACGTACAATTTAACAATGAGTGGGCAAACTCACAATCTAATCAATTTGAGGGATCCATGAGCAGGGGGTCATTTGTCTTCCCCCAACAGATATTTTCTCTGCATTCCAAGATGTATCATGGTGATGATAATGGAACAGACACAATCCAACCATTATTGTTCAGTACATATTGTGATATGGTTAATACACAACAACTTTCTATGTGTAATAAAATGAGTCATGCCTTAAATAAGAGCTCCAATTCCAGTAATTACAAGAATATTTATGGTGGAGTGAGAAGGTATTCAGGCAATGAAACTGGGTATACAGTTGAAGGAGATGCAAACCTTATGAAACATCAGGGGCccaaatcttcagagaaggatTCTAAAAGTAGTAAATGTAGAAATACCTTTGATCAAATgtcaggcttttctctagataAGACTACTTGTCCTGAAGACAGGATTTGTCGTGAATATGGTCAGGTTTCTAATCAGTCTTCAGAACTTATTCAACAGCACACTGTTCAGAATCCACAGAAAGAAAACCAGTGTAAGATATGTGGGAAAGTGTTTAGTAAGTCATGCCATCTAAGTAGACATAACAAAATTCATACAGGAAGGAAACCTTTCAAATGTACAGAATGTAGCAAAGTGTTTAACCTTCGATCACTTCTTACtaaacatcagagaattcacactggagagagaccttataaatgtacagaatgtggcaaagcctttactTACAACTCACATCTTACTCAACATCtgcgaattcatactggagagaaaccttataaatgtacagaatgtAGCAAAGCCTTTGTCTGTTACTCACATCTCACCTATCATCAGcaaattcatactggagaaagAGCTTATAGATGTACAGAATGTAGCAAAGCCTTTATCTGTTACTCACAGCTAACCTATCAtcagcgaattcatactggagagaagccttataaatgtacagaatgtAGCAAAGCCTTTCATCGTCTCTCACTTCTTACTGGACATCAGCGAATTCATTCTGGGGAGAgaccttataaatgtaaagaatgtgacAAAGCCTTTATTCAGTGCTCAAATCTCACTCGACATCAgcaaattcatactggagagaagccttataaatgtaaagaatgtaaCAAAGCCTTTCATCAGTACTCAGTTCTTACTACACATCAGCGAATTCATTCTGGGGAGAgaccttataaatgtaaagaatgtagCAAGGCCTTTATTCAGTGTGCACATCTTACTCAGCAtcagcgaattcatactggagagagaccttataaatgtacagaatgtggcaaagcctttagtCATAGTAGTAATCTCACTAAACATCTGAGAACACACACTTAA
- the LOC138419241 gene encoding zinc finger protein 345-like isoform X5, giving the protein MPGCLLLAMSPQDTQDLMPKNAALEDVFPKGNLGIYQIFLKDWEYTRVYERQRGCLYGHKEMETVTHNANITGKRKEQRESNWENDQLQSSTSAEKCKCLRKDFHRLLKHTCSLKGNVESLKGNLVSTADTHSDNSERRLRLNIHSSMSEHVQFNNEWANSQSNQFEGSMSRGSFVFPQQIFSLHSKMYHGDDNGTDTIQPLLFSTYCDMVNTQQLSMCNKMSHALNKSSNSSNYKNIYGGVRRYSGNETGYTVEGDANLMKHQGPKSSEKDSKSSKCRNTFDQMSGFSLDKTTCPEDRICREYGQVSNQSSELIQQHTVQNPQKENQCKICGKVFSKSCHLSRHNKIHTGRKPFKCTECSKVFNLRSLLTKHQRIHTGERPYKCTECGKAFTYNSHLTQHLRIHTGEKPYKCTECSKAFVCYSHLTYHQQIHTGERAYRCTECSKAFICYSQLTYHQRIHTGEKPYKCTECSKAFHRLSLLTGHQRIHSGERPYKCKECDKAFIQCSNLTRHQQIHTGEKPYKCKECNKAFHQYSVLTTHQRIHSGERPYKCKECSKAFIQCAHLTQHQRIHTGERPYKCTECGKAFSHSSNLTKHLRTHT; this is encoded by the coding sequence CTATGTCTCCACAAGACACCCAGGATTTGATGCCGAAGAATGCAGCGTTAGAAGATGTATTCCCAAAAGGAAACCTAGGAATATatcaaatatttctgaaagaCTGGGAATATACAAGGGTATATGAAAGACAGAGAGGATGTTTATATGGacataaagaaatggaaacagttacaCATAATGCTAACATcactggaaaaagaaaggaacaacGTGAGTCAAATTGGGAAAATGACCAACTTCAGTCTTCAACATCTGCCGAGAAGTGTAAGTGTTTAAGAAAAGATTTCCATCGTCTTTTGAAACATACATGTTCTCTGAAAGGAAACGTGGAAAGTCTGAAAGGTAACCTAGTCTCTACTGCAGATACTCATTCAGACAATTCTGAACGTAGGCTTCGACTAAACATACATTCAAGCATGTCTGAACACGTACAATTTAACAATGAGTGGGCAAACTCACAATCTAATCAATTTGAGGGATCCATGAGCAGGGGGTCATTTGTCTTCCCCCAACAGATATTTTCTCTGCATTCCAAGATGTATCATGGTGATGATAATGGAACAGACACAATCCAACCATTATTGTTCAGTACATATTGTGATATGGTTAATACACAACAACTTTCTATGTGTAATAAAATGAGTCATGCCTTAAATAAGAGCTCCAATTCCAGTAATTACAAGAATATTTATGGTGGAGTGAGAAGGTATTCAGGCAATGAAACTGGGTATACAGTTGAAGGAGATGCAAACCTTATGAAACATCAGGGGCccaaatcttcagagaaggatTCTAAAAGTAGTAAATGTAGAAATACCTTTGATCAAATgtcaggcttttctctagataAGACTACTTGTCCTGAAGACAGGATTTGTCGTGAATATGGTCAGGTTTCTAATCAGTCTTCAGAACTTATTCAACAGCACACTGTTCAGAATCCACAGAAAGAAAACCAGTGTAAGATATGTGGGAAAGTGTTTAGTAAGTCATGCCATCTAAGTAGACATAACAAAATTCATACAGGAAGGAAACCTTTCAAATGTACAGAATGTAGCAAAGTGTTTAACCTTCGATCACTTCTTACtaaacatcagagaattcacactggagagagaccttataaatgtacagaatgtggcaaagcctttactTACAACTCACATCTTACTCAACATCtgcgaattcatactggagagaaaccttataaatgtacagaatgtAGCAAAGCCTTTGTCTGTTACTCACATCTCACCTATCATCAGcaaattcatactggagaaagAGCTTATAGATGTACAGAATGTAGCAAAGCCTTTATCTGTTACTCACAGCTAACCTATCAtcagcgaattcatactggagagaagccttataaatgtacagaatgtAGCAAAGCCTTTCATCGTCTCTCACTTCTTACTGGACATCAGCGAATTCATTCTGGGGAGAgaccttataaatgtaaagaatgtgacAAAGCCTTTATTCAGTGCTCAAATCTCACTCGACATCAgcaaattcatactggagagaagccttataaatgtaaagaatgtaaCAAAGCCTTTCATCAGTACTCAGTTCTTACTACACATCAGCGAATTCATTCTGGGGAGAgaccttataaatgtaaagaatgtagCAAGGCCTTTATTCAGTGTGCACATCTTACTCAGCAtcagcgaattcatactggagagagaccttataaatgtacagaatgtggcaaagcctttagtCATAGTAGTAATCTCACTAAACATCTGAGAACACACACTTAA